The genome window CAAGAGTGCCGACAGAGCGGCTATTCCGCGCCAACGATTGTGTGAGAAAGAGAACACAGCCAAACAGAACAATATAGCATTCTGCGGGGAATGATTATGAGTAGCAGTTGAGGATCATTTCGAGCAACGTGTCACTGCGTCAGTGACGTCTTTTATTGCCTTCTTCTGATCCGGATCCAAACCTGGCAAACCGATATTGGGGCGGAACACTTCATAGGACTTACGGTAAAACGCGCATGCCTGTCTTCTGTACTCTTGCTTGTTCTCGCCGGTGGCCCCTGACGCTAACCGGTCTTGCGCGGTCGCGATGCCGTTGTAGGCAAAACCGAGATAGCTGCGATTCTGGGTGTCTCCGGCGTCCTTGGCCACGAGAGCAGTCGCAAGGTCAGCTAAAGAACGATAGTACTTAAGCGCTTCGTCATTCTTTCCCATCTTCAAGAGCACATCCGCCACCATCTTTGTGATATAGGCCACACGGCCTTGCAACTCGTGGTTCTCAGGATCGAGTTGCAGCAGCTTGCGGCGAACCTGGAGGGCCTGTTGAAAATTCTGCAAGGCAGCATCCAGTTTTTTTTGGTCCATGTAGTAATAGCCTATCTCGCTCATGTCGAAGCTGGCATCAAGCTGTGCTTGCGCATTGTTGGGATTCGCTTCCGCACGTTTGCTATCCAAGGCCAGGGCAGCCTGGAGATGCTCAATAGCCGGTTGGTCCAGACCTGCTTCCAGTTGATCTGATGCGATGTATTTCTGCGCCAGCGCGGTGTCCCGTTGCAGTTCAAAGCTCTCAGGATGCAGCGCGAGCAGCTTCTCGTATATCTCCAACTCTTGCGTGTGATGAGACACCCGTTCTGCCGAACTTGGCGCCTGTATGGCCATCACATGCAACGCCCTTGCCAGATCCTTTTGCAGGGTTTCATCGTTAGGCCGCTCTTGAACCAACTCCTGGCTGATCTTCAAGGCTTCTCCAGCGGCGCCTTGAGCTTGTGGTGTCCGTAGTTCGTACAAAGAGGCATCGTGCTCATAGCAAGCTGCCAGATTCCGGCGCGCAGTCACATTGAACCGGTCGCGGGCGAGGACGGAATGCAGAAGCGCCTCCGCCTTTTGGTAACTCGCGTTCGCGCCGGCGCGATCACCTAAATTGGCGGTCCCTATGCTGAGCTGGACTTCTCCCAGCCGCATGTATGCCGCGGACAATTCGATCTGCAGGCCAATATCGCCTTCTGCGTCTTTCGCCAATGAGTCCAGGTACTCCGCCGCCCGGGAGATGACCAGCTTGCGGACCGGCGTGGAACCCGGAAGGTCGCGGATGCCGTCATGCACCTCGAAGATCAGCGAGTTGGCCAGCTTGCGCACGTCGTTAAAGCGGCGCTGCGCTCGAGCGCGCTCCACGCGCGCAACGTGCACTTGCCAGGAAACGAGAATTAATCCCGCGACCAACGCCACGAACAAAGCAGAAGAAAGAGCAGTTGCTGCCTTATACCGTGCTACAAATTTTCCAGCGCGGTAGCGAAACGAACCCTCGCGCGCCTGCACGGGCAATCCACCCAGATAGTTCCCGATGTCAGCGGAGAGCTCTTCCGCCGACGCGTATCTCTGCGCTGGCTCCTTGCGCATGGCTTTCAGAACAATGTGGTCGAGGTCGCCGGAGATTGGTTCCAGTCTGCCCGACGCAGTCAGTGTCTTGGCAGCGGCGGTGCTAGCGGTACTCGGTTTCTGCGGTTCGCTCTCGCATACCAGGCGCGCAACTTCTTGCGGAGTCTTCTCTGCAGTCTTGTATGGCTTCTGATACGTCAACAACTCATACAGCAGCACGCCCAACGAGTAGATATCGGTGGCCGTGGTGAGAACTTTGCCTTGGATCTGCTCTGGGCTGGCATACTCGGGGGTCATGGGATTGAGGCTGGTGAGCGTATGCCCTTCAACTCCGGCAGAGCTATCCACAATTTTGGCGATGCCAAAATCCAGCAGCTTGGGAGTGCCGTCTTTCGCAACCAGAATGTTGGAGGGCTTGATGTCGCGATGGACCACCAGGCGCTGATGGGCGTAATGCACGGCGGAGCAGATCTGCCGGAACAGCGTCAGCCGCTGCCTGATAGTCAGGTTGTGGCTCTTGCAGTAATCCGTGATGCGAGCGCCCTCAATGTACTCCATCACGATGTAGGGCTGGCCACTGGCAGTGATTCCGCCGTCGAGCAATCGCGCAATATGAGGATGTTCCAACAGCGCCAGGATCTGGCGCTCGGTACGAAGCCGCTTCAGCAATTCCGGATCGTGCAAACCCGCCCGCACCAGCTTGACCGCGACCACCTGCGTGAATTGCCCATCATCGCGCTCGGCGCGGTAGACCGTTCCCATGCCGCCATCGCCGATGCGCTCCACCAGCTTGTAGGTCCCGATGCGTGTTCCCAGAAAGGTATCTTTAAAAAAACCTTCGGACCCGCCAGGCAAGTCAAACTTGCCCGCCCGCGGCTCGATGCACTTTTCCGCCGCGCGGTAGGCTGCGAGCAGCTCCTCGACTTCTTTTCTGATTTCCGGAGAGTCGGCGCAACACTGCTCCACGTAGGCGGCCTGCCGCTCGGCGGGAAGCTCCAGCGCGGAGGCGAGAATATCTTCCACCGTCTTCCAGTGTGCCGGGTTCACGCTTCCGCCTTCTGCGCCATGTCGCGATAGAGCCAGGCTTTGGCAACAGACCACTCCCGCTTGACTGTGGCCGGCGAGATGCCGAGCACTTCGGCAACTTCGGGAACTGGAAGTCCGACGAAGAAGCGCAGCTCCACGATCTTGCATTTCTTCTCGTCGAAGGAGGCCAAGGCGCTGAGAGATTCGTCGAGGGCCACCAGATTCAGGTCCTCGGAAGCGGAAAGGGTCAGGGCATCATCGAGCAAAACCGGGTCTTTCATCATCCGTCGCTTCTCTGACTGCTTCTGGCGGGCGTGGTCTACCAGAATGCGCCGCATCATCTGGGCGGCAACTCCGAAGAATTGCGAGCGGTTGGCCCACTGGGCGCTACGCTGGTCCACTAACTTCAGATAGGCCTCGTTCACCAGAGCTGTAGGTTGCAGAGTGTGGCCTTCACGCTCGTGGCTCAGGTAGTGCCGGGCCAGGCGGCGCAACTCGTCGTAAACGATAGGCATGAGCTGGTCGAGGGCATCGCGGTCGCCCTGCTGCCAGCGCTGTAGTAAGCCCGTGATTTCATTGGGACTTTCCGCCATGTTTTGAGCCGGGAGTGGCCCGTATTTTAGCACCGATTCTCAAGGTACTTGCTTCCCAATTAAGTCCAGATGCACTATCAGTCATTAGTGAGTCTACGATGCCCTTTCGTTTCGACGTAAGACCGACGAGACGCCTTCGACGAACTTGCTCCCCACAGGTGGTCCACCAGCAATTCCAGGATTTTGGCCCCAGCTTTTGAGCCGCTTTCCACTCCAATTCCGCGTTACTGACTGAGGAGAAAATTTTCCGGCGACTGCATGGAGAGAAACCATTCTTTAGACGCCGCCAGAGGAGAAAACATGATCAACAATCAAAATATCGGAAGTGGTAATTGCCGCCGCGCATCCAGGAGAGCGCTGCGGATCGCCATGCGCACGCTGGCAGCGGCCGCGTGTGCAATGGCGCTCGCGAGCACTGCCTTGGCAGGAACTTTCAAGGTGGCGTTCAATGGCCCGCAGCCGGTGCAGAGCGCAAAGGCTCCGGCTACGGTCATTGACAACCAAAGCATTGTGCCGGTGGTGACGCGCAGCGTGGATGAGGCCGGCAGGCGTCCATTTCAGCAGGAGCTTGCTTGCGACATTGCCGCCGGATCGGACTCCAATAGCTGCACCGCGACATTTGTAGTTCCCACGGGAGAGGAAGTTGTGATCGAGTACGTGAATGTCTACGGCAATTTCATGCAGGGAGCACAGCCAGCTGTCTATCAGTTGTTCACGCTTGTCGGAGGAAATAATGCGCTCTACGAATTCTTTCCCGGACAGCCCTTAGGGTTCGCAGGGCAATTTACGGGAAGCCAAATGGTGCATATCTCCGCCGATCCCGGCTCCACCATTCGGTTCAACGGCTGGCAGACATCGACTGTGGGGAACGGCAGTTTGCACATGATGCTCTCCGGTTACACGGTGAGCCTGCCGTAATTCAGTAATAACGGGGTCAGCACGTTTCGCGCCGTCGCACCTGCCTGTATTCCGGGTGTGCTCAGCGTGGATGCTGCCCCTTCCTTTTCTCTTCTTCTGCCCCTTTGCGATGAAAAAACTTTTCCAATCCATGAGCCGGTTGGTCTCTGCATTCCGCGTTACTGAATGAAGGCAAACAAAAACTGGCAAGTCAAACTGGAGGCCACTATGGTCGGGGCACATCGTCGAGTATTTTTTCTTCTGTTTTTCTTATCCGCGGTCATTCACATCTACGGGCAGCAGCCATTGCAGATGGCCAGCCTGCGGCCTGGGAAGGAGTTAGTCTGGCAGCGTACCTCTCCCAGCGCAGAAAAACCGGACGGACCCGTGCTCTATCAGATCCTGTTCCGCAGCAGCGCCCACATCGGCTCCATTCCCAAAATCGGACCCACCTACACGCTGGTGGATTCCGGGCTCCTGTTCGATAACGGCGGCAACCTGGTCATCGGCGGCCTGACCATCAACGGAACTACTGGAGTGGTGACCTTTCCCACGCAGCAGAGCTCGGGCAACAGCACCCACGATTTCTGGAGCCTGGGCGGGAATACAGGCACTACGCCGGGAGCCAACCGGCTCGGAACCAATGACAATCAGCCCTTCGAGCTGTGGGTTAACGGTAGCCGTGCATTCCGCGTCGAGCCGAAGTTCGATGTCAATGGCAACAGTCCTGCGCCCAACGTAATTGGCGGCTTTAGCGGCAACACGGTCACGAATAGCGATATCGGCTTCGGCGCCACTATCGCCGGCGGAGGCGAGAGTGGCT of Terriglobales bacterium contains these proteins:
- a CDS encoding sigma-70 family RNA polymerase sigma factor, with protein sequence MAESPNEITGLLQRWQQGDRDALDQLMPIVYDELRRLARHYLSHEREGHTLQPTALVNEAYLKLVDQRSAQWANRSQFFGVAAQMMRRILVDHARQKQSEKRRMMKDPVLLDDALTLSASEDLNLVALDESLSALASFDEKKCKIVELRFFVGLPVPEVAEVLGISPATVKREWSVAKAWLYRDMAQKAEA
- a CDS encoding protein kinase, with amino-acid sequence MNPAHWKTVEDILASALELPAERQAAYVEQCCADSPEIRKEVEELLAAYRAAEKCIEPRAGKFDLPGGSEGFFKDTFLGTRIGTYKLVERIGDGGMGTVYRAERDDGQFTQVVAVKLVRAGLHDPELLKRLRTERQILALLEHPHIARLLDGGITASGQPYIVMEYIEGARITDYCKSHNLTIRQRLTLFRQICSAVHYAHQRLVVHRDIKPSNILVAKDGTPKLLDFGIAKIVDSSAGVEGHTLTSLNPMTPEYASPEQIQGKVLTTATDIYSLGVLLYELLTYQKPYKTAEKTPQEVARLVCESEPQKPSTASTAAAKTLTASGRLEPISGDLDHIVLKAMRKEPAQRYASAEELSADIGNYLGGLPVQAREGSFRYRAGKFVARYKAATALSSALFVALVAGLILVSWQVHVARVERARAQRRFNDVRKLANSLIFEVHDGIRDLPGSTPVRKLVISRAAEYLDSLAKDAEGDIGLQIELSAAYMRLGEVQLSIGTANLGDRAGANASYQKAEALLHSVLARDRFNVTARRNLAACYEHDASLYELRTPQAQGAAGEALKISQELVQERPNDETLQKDLARALHVMAIQAPSSAERVSHHTQELEIYEKLLALHPESFELQRDTALAQKYIASDQLEAGLDQPAIEHLQAALALDSKRAEANPNNAQAQLDASFDMSEIGYYYMDQKKLDAALQNFQQALQVRRKLLQLDPENHELQGRVAYITKMVADVLLKMGKNDEALKYYRSLADLATALVAKDAGDTQNRSYLGFAYNGIATAQDRLASGATGENKQEYRRQACAFYRKSYEVFRPNIGLPGLDPDQKKAIKDVTDAVTRCSK